The bacterium genome window below encodes:
- a CDS encoding HAMP domain-containing protein produces the protein MLSSRPTYAERIGRRFDSLPLRVKLIILIGSLFIVLTMVSTLIILQQGNRIINERLAETCTISLQHVSQTIKNHLLLYYSAGNDPNTASLHLGHIREAIMSVSNQRIAGLLYAGVIDRSGVIIAHTRPEMLNRRISPADSALFNTLSQTLVRPRDGTLEYVHPLYTRRDDQGERLVFLGDTVLGFSGAVIRQPLRQTRTLIVTTTILMAVIAILFLSYIARRMTLQIDSLSRGVQKLADGDLQTEISIVAHDELGRLAREFNAMIVHLREKLQMQKFVSKLTVQMIRRQAGVETDQPPLGETRQVTVLFSDIRSFSAMTEKLGAAEVVKLLNIYLDLQARLIEKNNGIVDKFIGDQVMALFVDDRQVERAVQAAIDIQRSVRDLNEQRRRRGELGLQVGCGLHIGYVILGHMGSQTRSDYTVIGDVVNLAARLCSVAKPGQIIAPVELLPRLQAKFRTHRLLPVYVKGRRQPVEVLQVDYDTAVARPLRN, from the coding sequence GTGCTTTCATCCCGCCCCACATACGCCGAACGCATCGGCCGCCGGTTCGATTCGCTGCCGTTGCGCGTCAAGCTGATCATTCTCATCGGTTCCCTGTTCATTGTCCTAACCATGGTCTCTACGCTGATCATTCTGCAGCAGGGCAATCGCATCATCAATGAACGGCTGGCGGAGACCTGCACGATCTCGCTGCAACACGTTTCCCAGACCATCAAGAACCACCTGCTGCTCTATTACAGCGCCGGCAACGATCCGAACACCGCTTCTCTGCATCTGGGCCATATCCGCGAAGCCATCATGAGCGTGTCCAATCAACGGATCGCCGGACTGCTGTACGCGGGAGTGATCGATCGTTCGGGCGTGATCATCGCACACACCCGGCCCGAGATGCTGAACCGCAGAATCTCTCCGGCGGACAGCGCGCTGTTCAACACCCTGTCGCAGACTCTGGTGCGCCCGCGCGACGGCACACTGGAATACGTACACCCGCTGTACACGCGGCGCGACGATCAGGGGGAACGCCTCGTTTTCCTCGGCGATACCGTGCTGGGATTTTCCGGCGCCGTGATCCGTCAACCTTTGCGTCAAACCCGCACCTTGATCGTCACCACCACAATTTTGATGGCGGTGATCGCCATATTGTTTTTATCCTATATCGCACGGCGCATGACGCTGCAGATCGATTCTCTCAGCCGCGGCGTGCAAAAGCTTGCGGACGGCGATCTCCAGACCGAGATCTCGATCGTGGCCCACGACGAACTGGGGCGGTTGGCGCGCGAGTTCAACGCCATGATCGTCCATCTGCGCGAGAAATTGCAGATGCAGAAATTCGTCAGCAAACTGACCGTGCAGATGATCCGGCGCCAGGCCGGCGTGGAAACGGATCAGCCGCCGCTGGGAGAGACCCGCCAGGTGACGGTCCTGTTCTCCGACATCCGCAGCTTTTCCGCCATGACCGAGAAACTGGGCGCCGCAGAGGTGGTTAAATTGCTCAATATCTATCTGGATCTTCAGGCGCGGCTGATCGAAAAAAACAACGGCATTGTCGACAAGTTCATCGGCGATCAAGTGATGGCGCTGTTCGTCGATGACCGCCAGGTCGAACGCGCGGTGCAGGCCGCTATCGACATTCAGCGCTCCGTGCGCGACCTCAATGAGCAGCGCCGACGCCGCGGCGAGTTGGGTTTGCAAGTGGGCTGCGGATTGCACATCGGCTATGTGATCCTCGGTCATATGGGTTCGCAGACCCGCAGCGATTACACGGTGATCGGCGATGTGGTCAATTTGGCCGCACGGCTGTGCAGCGTAGCCAAGCCCGGACAGATCATCGCCCCGGTGGAACTGTTGCCGCGGCTGCAGGCTAAATTTCGCACCCATCGGCTGTTGCCGGTTTACGTCAAAGGACGACGGCAACCGGTGGAGGTGCTGCAAGTGGATTACGATACAGCGGTCGCTCGTCCGCTGCGCAACTAG
- a CDS encoding tetratricopeptide repeat protein: MGKCCRVLTLLLAFTGVRIGAAQKSFLGLDARSLGYGGSGVIGIYDPSALAWNPASIGLVRETDLFFSYKRPFQIDHIAAAGFVPFIGSFAANVQETPAGQSAAAGWAHEWPSRLVTGAAFESRLVDGDRHPCLSFGLVYHPAPQSHSGRDASFTPPYLLQHFTVTAAIQGIALDNSNTSPLVHLAGSVDLPWRQAELLYALHLHENDRVHQLAASFSLTPSLQAFAGISNFDAKQAAAGLSWSWQNLRLHVGYHLERKELLLSTTIRLGASAKELSQRAQMRAQAFFDRGERRQAFRFGKLALAYDEENENAQNLMHVLAPGVANGDAVIDSLLKEADELVSKRWYLSAATHYMKVLKLDSENPRARAAMVLIRSQVDRHIDKWFQLGRRYVEQNEPAVAREVFDAILQVRPDHEPSRRERDEINRMFESKAQAFYFQGLGYYSQKNWDSAEEAFKQALALRPEWQEPQSYLWHVQEQRKQSQASLEQALEQAARFEKQGDWINARKRYRAALAVDPQNRLALAKLDELQTLTSNHVERQYARAEAAYRSNDVETARRLLTDVLELAPNHAAGRRLLEAINRSLPLSLQAMFERANRHAERNEHARCIEAADSLLEARPQMAEAQQLRRRSMLALDAASLLEIARKKFLRDRYSEALPLIQEALNKEPNQAQAASLLAQTLKRMEAQVDAFFNRGIAFFTQEKYNQAILEWDQALAINPNHQGAREFRRRAQERIDALNKMP; this comes from the coding sequence ATGGGTAAATGCTGCCGCGTGCTGACGCTTCTCCTCGCCTTCACAGGCGTCAGGATCGGCGCCGCGCAAAAATCGTTTCTGGGTTTGGACGCCAGATCCCTGGGCTATGGCGGTTCCGGAGTGATCGGCATTTATGATCCTTCCGCTCTCGCCTGGAACCCCGCTTCCATCGGCCTGGTTCGTGAAACCGACCTGTTCTTTTCCTACAAACGGCCTTTTCAAATCGATCATATCGCTGCCGCCGGTTTTGTGCCTTTTATCGGCAGTTTTGCCGCCAACGTACAGGAGACCCCGGCCGGACAATCGGCCGCTGCAGGGTGGGCCCATGAATGGCCTTCCCGCCTGGTCACCGGCGCTGCGTTTGAGAGCCGTCTGGTTGACGGAGATCGTCATCCCTGTCTCTCCTTTGGTCTTGTATATCATCCGGCGCCGCAAAGTCATTCCGGCCGCGATGCCTCCTTCACCCCGCCATACCTACTGCAGCATTTCACCGTGACTGCAGCGATCCAGGGCATCGCTCTGGATAATTCCAACACCTCGCCCCTGGTCCATCTGGCCGGCAGCGTTGATCTGCCGTGGCGTCAGGCGGAGCTGCTCTATGCCCTGCATCTCCATGAAAACGACCGGGTGCATCAGCTGGCCGCTTCTTTTTCTCTTACCCCCTCTCTTCAGGCCTTTGCCGGCATCAGCAATTTTGATGCGAAACAGGCTGCCGCGGGTCTGAGCTGGAGCTGGCAGAATCTGCGGCTGCACGTCGGCTATCATCTGGAGCGCAAGGAACTGCTGCTTTCCACCACCATTCGCCTCGGCGCATCGGCAAAAGAGCTGTCGCAGCGGGCGCAAATGCGGGCGCAGGCTTTTTTCGACCGAGGAGAACGACGGCAAGCGTTTCGTTTCGGCAAGCTGGCGTTGGCCTATGATGAAGAGAATGAAAACGCGCAAAACCTGATGCACGTGCTGGCGCCGGGTGTGGCCAACGGCGACGCGGTCATCGATTCACTGTTGAAAGAGGCGGATGAACTGGTCTCCAAGCGCTGGTATCTCTCCGCGGCAACGCACTATATGAAAGTGCTCAAGTTGGATTCGGAAAATCCGCGCGCCCGTGCCGCCATGGTGCTGATCCGGTCGCAGGTGGATCGTCATATCGACAAATGGTTTCAGTTGGGCCGCCGGTATGTCGAGCAGAATGAGCCGGCCGTCGCCCGCGAAGTTTTCGACGCCATTCTCCAGGTGCGGCCCGATCATGAACCGTCCCGCCGGGAACGGGATGAGATCAACCGCATGTTTGAAAGTAAAGCGCAGGCGTTCTATTTCCAGGGTCTGGGATATTACAGCCAGAAAAACTGGGACAGCGCGGAAGAGGCATTCAAACAGGCGCTCGCTCTGAGGCCGGAATGGCAGGAGCCGCAATCGTATCTCTGGCATGTTCAGGAGCAGCGCAAGCAAAGCCAGGCAAGCCTGGAGCAGGCCTTGGAACAAGCCGCCCGCTTTGAAAAACAGGGGGACTGGATCAATGCGCGCAAACGCTACCGTGCGGCGCTGGCTGTGGATCCGCAAAACCGTCTGGCTCTGGCCAAGCTGGATGAGCTGCAGACGCTCACCAGCAACCATGTGGAACGGCAATACGCCCGGGCGGAGGCCGCGTATCGCAGCAACGATGTGGAGACCGCACGGCGATTGCTGACCGATGTGCTCGAGCTGGCGCCTAACCATGCCGCGGGCCGGCGGCTGCTGGAGGCGATAAACCGCTCCCTGCCGCTGTCCCTGCAGGCCATGTTCGAGCGGGCGAACCGGCATGCGGAACGCAACGAGCATGCGCGCTGCATCGAGGCGGCTGATTCGCTGTTGGAAGCCCGGCCGCAGATGGCCGAAGCGCAGCAGCTGCGTCGGCGCAGCATGCTCGCCCTGGACGCCGCCTCGCTGCTTGAAATCGCCAGAAAAAAATTTTTGCGCGACCGCTACAGCGAAGCCCTTCCTCTGATTCAGGAGGCGTTGAACAAAGAACCCAATCAGGCTCAGGCCGCCAGCCTGTTGGCGCAAACGCTCAAACGTATGGAAGCCCAGGTGGACGCCTTTTTCAA